The Anabas testudineus chromosome 11, fAnaTes1.2, whole genome shotgun sequence genome has a segment encoding these proteins:
- the tert gene encoding telomerase reverse transcriptase has product MSTTEMSGVLDILRSLYRHIQTLEEFAESILFREGHRAVLIEQSDTTRFKLFVRGVFVCFDKELQQVPSCNQICTLPELLAFVLNSLKRKRKRNVLVHGYNFMSLAHEERDADHFKFQGDVTQSAAYIHGSDLWKKVTIRLGTDITRYLLESCSVFVAVPPSCVFQVCGVPAYDRVSMTTASTGFSLLPCSRTQGRAEFGRHQGSVSMKRTHRVENRIIRKKRNRMDAIVKRGKRKREPDQKDEEEVMTCSGKKRRVEEQDPTMDIQQVCNDTVEEEQHSSVKTALSIKPVENGSMGSKQPVERCGVMPPLEGGPSWRSGVFPPLPQSQCFIRTLGFLYGGRGMRGFLLNRKKKSADGSRRLQGRDLVRLVFFEGLAYLNGLERKPKKLPRRFFNMVPLFSRLLKQHRRCPYTRILQKMCPIVEERNAAQGELSCLLPQHCAPHRVYLFVRECLLAVIPQELWGSDCNRLNFLVRVRGFLHSGKFERLSLAELMWKMKVNDCGWLKISDTGRFPPSELSYRTQILGQFLAWLLDGYVVSLIRACFYVTESVGQKNALRFYRQEVWAKLQELAFRGHISKGQMAELTPAEASSLPRATVISRLRFIPKTDGMRPITRVIGTDTKTRLYRGRVRDLLDMLRACVHSTPSLLGSTVWGMTDIHKVLCSLAPAQKDKPQPLYFVKVDVSGAYESLPHDKLIEVISQALSPVQDELFTIRRYAKIWADAHEGLRKSFVRQADVLDDNMGSTNMKGFVMSLQKRGKVHHAILVEQHFSSDLHGREALQFFHQMLTGSVVQFGKKTYRQCRGIPQGSVVSSLLCCLCYGHMENVLFKDITKNKGCLMRLVDDFLLITPDLHEAQSFLKILLAGVPQYGLVINPQKVAINFQVSGSVGSCPGICMLPPHCLFPWCGLLLDTHSLDVYKDYSSYAGLSLRYSLTLGSFHSAGQQMKRKLMAILRLKCHALFLDLKTNSLEAVYKNIYKLVLLHACRFHVCAQSLPFGQTAAKNPSYFMQMIWDMAKYANQLIRLSNKGLTLGSKAQTGIVQYEAVELIFCLSFLLVLSQHRPLYKALLPHLHKRKRSLERRLGDLRLARVRQATNPRTPVDFLAIQT; this is encoded by the exons ATGTCTACAACTGAAATGTCCGGTGTCCTCGACATCCTGCGATCACTTTATCGGCATATACAGACTCTAGAGGAGTTTGCGGAAAGCATCCTATTCAGAGAGGGACACAGAGCAGTGCTCATTGAACAGTCAGACACAACCCGCTTTAAGTTATTCGTCCGAGGAGTTTTTGTCTGCTTTGACAAGGAGCTGCAGCAAGTACCAAGCTGCAACCAG ATCTGCACTCTGCCTGAACTCCTGGCCTTCGTTCTTAACAGCCTGAAGcgtaagagaaaaagaaacgtATTGGTACACGGCTACAATTTTATGTCTCTGGCTCACGAGGAGCGAGATGCAGACCACTTCAAATTCCAAGGAGATGTAACTCAAAGTGCTGCCTACATCCACGGCAGCGACCTGTGGAAGAAAGTCACAATACGTCTGGGCACGGACATCACACGGTACCTGCTGgagagctgctctgtgtttgtggcaGTTCCTCCTTCATGTGTTTTTCAGGTGTGTGGTGTTCCTGCATATGACAGGGTGTCCATGACTACTGCCTCCACTGGGTTTAGTCTCCTGCCTTGCTCCAGGACTCAGGGCAGGGCTGAATTTGGAAGACATCAAGGATCAGTGAGCATGAAAAGGACACACAGAGTTGAGAATCGTATTATCAGAAAAAAGAGGAACAGAATGGATGCAATAGTGAAGAGGGGGAAAAGAAAGCGAGAACCTGATCagaaggatgaggaggaggttaTGACTTGTTCAGGAAAAAAGAGACGGGTAGAAGAGCAAGACCCCACAATGGACATACAACAGGTTTGCAATGACACAGTGGAGGAAGAGCAGCACTCGTCTGTTAAAACAGCATTGTCTATAAAGCCTGTGGAAAATGGCAGCATGGGCTCTAAACAGCCTGTTGAAAGGTGTGGAGTCATGCCTCCCTTGGAGGGAGGACCTAGTTGGAGATCAGGGGTTTTTCCCCCTCTGCCTCAGTCACAATGTTTTATCCGCACACTGGGATTCTTGTATGGGGGAAGGGGCATGCGTGGCTTTCTTCtcaacaggaaaaagaaaagtgcagaTGGGTCCAGACGGTTACAAGGACGAGATCTGGTACGACTTGTCTTTTTTGAGGGACTGGCCTATCTAAATGGACTAGAGAGGAAGCCAAAGAAACTCCCCCGGCGCTTTTTTAACATGGTCCCCCTGTTCAGTCGGCTGTTGAAACAGCACAGGAGATGCCCTTACACCAGAATACTGCAGAAAATGTGTCCAATAGTAGAGGAGAGAAATGCAGCACAGGGAGAATTAAGCTGTCTCTTGCCTCAACACTGTGCACCTCATAGGGTGTACCTGTTTGTCAGAGAGTGCCTCTTGGCTGTGATCCCTCAGGAGCTGTGGGGCTCAGACTGCAACCGACTTAATTTCCTTGTCAGGGTCAGGGGCTTCCTGCACAGTGGCAAGTTTGAGAGGCTCTCACTGGCTGAGCTGATGTGGAAGATGAAAGTGAATGACTGTGGTTGGTTGAAGATCAGTGATACAG GCAGGTTCCCTCCCAGTGAGCTCTCATACCGGACACAGATCCTGGGTCAGTTCTTGGCCTGGCTTCTGGACGGCTATGTTGTAAGCCTCATCCGAGCCTGTTTCTACGTCACTGAGAGTGTGGGCCAGAAGAACGCCCTTAGGTTCTACAGACAGGAAGTCTGGGCCAAACTGCAAGAGCTGGCCTTCAG aggTCACATATCCAAGGGTCAAATGGCTGAGCTGACTCCAGCCGAGGCTTCATCCCTCCCCAGAGCCACCGTGATCTCCCGCCTTCGCTTCATTCCCAAGACGGATGGCATGAGGCCTATCACACGAGTCATAGGAACAGATACCAAAACAAGG ctctacCGAGGACGTGTGCGGGATTTGCTAGATATGCTGCGGGCCTGCGTGCACTCTACTCCGTCTCTGCTGGGCTCCACAGTGTGGGGGATGACGGATATCCACAAGGTGCTGTGCTCTTTGGCTCCAGCTCAGAAAGACAAGCCACAACCCCTCTACTTTGTTAAG GTGGATGTGAGTGGCGCTTATGAGAGTCTACCTCATGACAAACTCATTGAGGTGATCAGCCAGGCCCTGTCACCTGTCCAGGATGAACTCTTTACCATCCGTCGCTACGCCAAGATCTGGGCTGATGCCCATGAGGGCCTAAGAAAATCCTTTGTTAGACAG GCTGATGTCCTGGATGACAACATGGGATCCACCAACATGAAGGGATTTGTGATGTCACTGCAGAAGAGAGGCAAAGTTCATCACGCCATATTGGTGGAGCAG CATTTCAGTTCAGATCTTCATGGCAGAGAGGCATTGCAGTTCTTCCACCAAATGCTAACTGGCAGTGTTGTCCAATTTGGGAAAAA AACATACCGTCAGTGCCGAGGAATTCCTCAAGGATCAGTTGTGTCCAGCCTGCTCTGCTGTCTTTGCTACGGCCACATGGAAAATGTCCTGTTCAAAGACATTACTAAGAACAAAGG GTGTTTGATGAGACTGGTGGATGACTTCCTTCTGATCACCCCAGACCTGCATGAAGCACAAAGCTTTCTGAA GATCTTGCTCGCCGGGGTACCACAGTATGGTCTGGTGATAAACCCGCAGAAGGTAGCGATCAACTTTCAAGTGTCAGGAAGTGTGGGTTCTTGTCCTGGCATTTGCATGCTGCCCCCTCACTGCCTCTTCCCCTGGTGTGGGCTGCTGCTGGACACACATTCACTTGATGTCTACAAAGACTATTCCAG CTATGCAGGCCTGTCTCTGCGTTACAGTCTTACTTTGGGCTCTTTCCACTCGGCGGGACAGCAAATGAAGAGGAAACTGATGGCTATCCTCAGGCTCAAATGCCACGCACTGTTCTTGGACCTGAAG ACCAATTCTCTTGAAGCAGTCTACAAGAACATCTACAAGCTGGTGCTGCTTCATGCCTGCAG gTTCCATGTGTGCGCCCAGAGTTTGCCCTTTGGCCAGACAGCTGCCAAGAATCCTTCCTACTTCATGCAGATGATATGGGACATGGCCAAGTATGCAAATCAGCTCATTAGGCTCAGCAACAAAG GATTGACTTTAGGCAGTAAGGCTCAGACGGGCATTGTGCAGTATGAAGCAGTGGagcttattttctgtttgtccttcCTGCTGGTGCTATCACAACACCGTCCTCTCTACAAGGCCCTGCTGCCACATCTGCACAAAC GGAAGCGCAGTCTGGAGCGACGTCTGGGGGATCTGAGGCTGGCCAGAGTCCGACAGGCCACTAACCCTAGGACCCCAGTCGACTTCTTGGCCATCCAGACATAG
- the LOC113154897 gene encoding histone-binding protein RBBP4-like isoform X2: MTDKEAGAFDDAVEERVINEEYKIWKKNTPFLYDLVMTHALEWPSLTAQWLPDVSRPEGKDYSVHRLVLGTHTSDEQNHLVIASVQLPSDDAQFDTSQHDSEKGEFGGFGSVSGKIEIEIKIKHEGEVNRARYMPQNPCIIATKTPTSDVLVFDYTKHPSKPDASGECRPDLRLRGHQKEGYGLSWNSNLSGCLLSASDDHTICLWDISAVPKEGKIVDAKTIFTGHTAVVEDVSWHLLHESLFGSVADDQKLMIWDTRSNNTSKPSHAVDAHTAEVNCLSFNPYSEFILATGSADKTVALWDLRNLKLKLHSFESHKDEIFQVQWSPHNETILASSGTDRRLNVWDLSKIGEEQSPEDAEDGPPELLFIHGGHTAKISDFSWNPNEPWVICSVSEDNIMQVWQMAENIYNDEDPDGATDPEATA; encoded by the exons ATGACGGACAAGGAAG CTGGTGCATTTGACGATGCAGTGGAGGAGAGGGTGATAAATGAGGAGTACAAGATCTGGAAGAAGAACACCCCCTTCCTCTATGATCTGGTTATGACCCACGCTTTAGAGTGGCCCAGTCTCACTGCTCAGTGGCTGCCAGATGTCTCCAG ACCAGAGGGAAAGGATTACAGCGTGCATCGGCTCGTCTTGGGCACCCACACCTCTGATGAGCAGAATCACCTGGTCATCGCCAGTGTCCAGCTACCCAGTGATGATGCCCAATTTGACACGTCACAGCATGACAGCGAAAAAGGAG AATTTGGAGGCTTCGGCTCAGTGAGTGGCAAGATTGAGATTGAAATCAAGATCAAACATGAAGGAGAGGTGAACCGTGCCCGCTACATGCCACAGAATCCCTGCATCATCGCTACTAAGACCCCCACCTCAGATGTTCTAGTGTTTGACTACACTAAGCACCCTTCCAAGCCAG ACGCTTCTGGAGAATGTCGCCCTGATTTGCGTCTCAGGGGTCATCAGAAAGAAGGATATGGTCTCTCCTGGAATTCCAATCTGTCTGGCTGTCTGCTTAGTGCATCAGATGACCAT ACGATCTGTCTGTGGGATATAAGTGCTGTGCCAAAAGAAGGGAAGATAGTGGATGCAAAGACGATCTTCACTGGGCACACTGCAGTGGTGGAGGACGTTTCCTGGCACTTGCTTCATGAGTCACTATTTGGATCTGTTGCAGATGACCAGAAACTAATGAT CTGGGACACACGTTCAAACAACACCTCCAAACCCAGCCATGCGGTGGATGCCCACACAGCAGAGGTCAATTGTTTGTCATTTAACCCATACAGTGAGTTCATCCTTGCCACTGGCTCTGCAGACAAG ACTGTGGCACTTTGGGATTTGAGAAACTTGAAATTGAAGCTGCATTCCTTTGAGTCGCACAAGGATGAGATCTTTCAG GTTCAGTGGTCACCTCATAATGAGACCATCCTGGCATCAAGTGGAACAGACCGTCGCCTCAATGTCTGGGACCTCAG TAAAATCGGAGAGGAGCAGTCCCCAGAAGATGCAGAGGATGGCCCTCCTGAGCTACTG TTTATCCACGGAGGCCACACAGCCAAGATCTCTGATTTCTCCTGGAACCCCAATGAGCCCTGGGTCATCTGCTCAGTGTCTGAGGACAACATTATGCAAGTGTGGCAAATG GCTGAGAACATCTATAATGATGAAGATCCTGATGGTGCAACAGACCCTGAAGCTACAGCTTAA
- the LOC113154896 gene encoding vicilin-like seed storage protein At2g18540, with translation MKPLEDMDDNISSSGFEPLFINEEDGEPDRTERNTAQSGLHFTGISLNPSALIKPYLQEMDDLLKSCEELTGIPFGSRFSESYTETSVSGANHLQGKDEVAVESYTGTSVSPQAYLTTSYIDTQMDEAGIEDQPAQCQSQSMGTVINRCEVTPKVSRQTEMPLTSVGNKLSDTMVEYEGRLMGMLAMLESCMEEAGMDFKDRDWATDTSQEYVHICKNPGVCRGMLVPIQQERSEEMEAQPMQLEPWAAQHADEDNISKDRREEMTQCSDNIGLFSVERVGRSENFITDQGVLDSHFRFSGSSKSFDGNENDSVCCEGTKGEFVFKEGTETKGGLTGTEIPAQHELKMDTTCFRSGMDELQELGTQLEECIGEVQLLQTRRKELLTKVLELRGNKDREDTEGRNEEEEETEEGISSKVAELMNVLKKEEEARREERRREIQSLKEERAEEERRMWKVDLERQGLQDELRKLKRRLFTVARDCAYNQATLNAQHRTVELLKREEEKLQSLVLQLTEEGCQLRSTQQKLLLELQAQLHAHSSSQVSSTQEELTECRRHSCGDIQQYMQGGLRALEDRYEPILLALLKRREAAAGALVKAKEQAQELKAQLGPLKEEMQQLKLQRACLEEKLKLMHIHWREDVGHYKETVCRLEESSRELKTELQIQKKQTKETEKLRDNLAKQLLLYRAATEDHKCDHEKKT, from the exons ATGAAACCATTGGAGGACATGGACGACAACATTTCATCATCTGGGTTTGAGCCTCTCTTCATTAATGAAGAAGACGGCGAACCCGATAGAACAGAGCGCAACACGGCACAATCTGGACTCCACTTTACAGGAATATCGCTGAATCCATCTGCTTTAATTAAGCCATACTTGCAGGAGATGGATGACTTGCTGAAGAGCTGCGAGGAGCTTACTGGTATTCCCTTTGGCTCTCGCTTCTCGGAAAGTTACACCGAAACAAGCGTGAGCGGCGCTAATCATCTTCAGGGCAAAGATGAAGTCGCAGTGGAGAGCTATACGGGAACGAGCGTATCTCCCCAAGCATATCTTACCACAAGCTACATTGATACACAGATGGATGAGGCTGGAATAGAAGACCAGCCGGCACAATGCCAGTCGCAAAGCATGGGCACTGTCATCAACAGGTGCGAAGTGACCCCAAAAGTTTCCCGCCAGACAGAAATGCCTCTCACTTCAGTGGGCAACAAACTAAGTGACACGATGGTGGAGTATGAGGGCCGGCTGATGGGGATGTTAGCCATGCTGGAGAGCTGTATGGAAGAGGCTGGGATGGATTTTAAGGACAGAGACTGGGCTACAGACACAAGCCAAGAGTACGTGCACATCTGTAAGAATCCCGGTGTTTGTAGGGGAATGCTTGTGCCCATTCAGCAGGAGAGGTCAGAGGAGATGGAGGCCCAGCCGATGCAGTTAGAACCGTGGGCTGCTCAACATGCAGATGAAGATAACATTTCCAAAGACCGCAGAGAAGAAATGACACAGTGTTCAGACAACATAGGTCTCTTCTCAGTGGAAAGAGTGGGAAGGTCAGAGAATTTTATAACAGACCAGGGAGTTCTTGATTCACACTTCAGGTTTTCAGGGTCTTCAAAGTCATTTGATGGCAATGAAAATGATTCGGTGTGCTGCGAAGGGACAAAGGGAGAATTTGTGTTTAAGGAAGGCACTGAAACAAAGGGAGGCCTAACTGGGACAGAAATCCCAGCTCAACATGAGCTCAAGATGGACACCACCTGTTTCAGATCGGGCATGGATGAACTGCAGGAGCTGGGGACTCAGTTGGAGGAGTGCATAGGTGAGGTACAGCTTCTACAGACGAGGAGAAAGGAGCTGCTGACAAAGGTGCTGGAGCTGAGAGGGAATAAAGACCGAGAGGACACAGAGGGGAGAaacgaggaggaagaggagacagaggaaggaatAAGCAGCAAGGTGGCAGAGCTGATGAACGTactgaagaaagaggaggaggcgagaagggaggagagaaggagggagataCAAAGCCTcaaggaggagagagcagaggaggagaggaggatgtggaAGGTCGACCTGGAGAGACAGGGGCTGCAAGATGAGCTGAGAAAGCTGAAGAGGAGACTCTTCACTGTGGCCAGGGACTGTGCTTACAATCAGGCTACCCTCAACGCCCAGCACCGTACAGTGGAGCTGCTAAAGAGAGAGGAG GAGAAGCTACAGTCCCTAGTTTTACAGCTGACAGAAGAGGGTTGCCAGCTCAGGTCAACTCAACAAAAGCTGCTCCTAGAACTGCAAGCGCAGCTTCACGCTCACAGTTCCAGTCAGGTGTCCAGCACCCAGGAGGAGCTAACTGAGTGCAGGAGGCACTCTTGTGGGGACATCCAGCAGTACATGCAGGGCGGGCTGCGAGCCCTGGAGGACAG GTATGAACCCATCTTGCTAGCACTGCTTAAGAGGAgagaagcagctgctggagcACTGGTAAAAGCCAAAGAGCAGGCCCAGGAGCTGAAAGCCCAGCTGGGGCCCCTAAAAGAGGAGATGCAACAGCTGAAGCTCCAGAGGGCCTGTCTGGAGGAGAAGCTCAAACTGATGCACATACACTGGAGAGAGGATGTGGGACACTACAAG GAAACGGTGTGCCGTCTGGAGGAGAGCAGCAGGGAGCTGAAGACCGAATTACAGATTCAgaagaaacaaaccaaagagacagagaagttgAGAGACAACCTTGCCAAACAACTCCTCCTTTACAG GGCTGCAACTGAGGACCACAAGTGTGACcatgagaagaaaacatga
- the slc6a18 gene encoding inactive sodium-dependent neutral amino acid transporter B(0)AT3 — translation MGETQPSEVEERPKWDNKVQYLLTCIGFAVGLGNVWRFPYLCQIYGGGAFLIPYLIALVFEGLPLLYLELAIGQRLRMGSIGVWNSISPLLGGVGIASMIVSFLVGIFYNTILAWVLWYFFHSFQDPLPWTYCPLNDNRTGYDDECEKSTPVNYFWYRETLNITPDIETSGSLQWWMVVCLASAWCVVYICFIRGIESMGKAVYVTATFPYLVLTIFLVRALTLPGATDGLEYLFSPDWETLKNPQVWLDAATQIFFSLSVAFGGLIAFSSYNPERNNCERDAVLVGVINSATSLYASIPIFSILGFKATTALNSCKEDNILALTNHFEMSDQNITLENYDHWFQYLNQTHYDEVTSLQLRHCDLKTFLDQSASGTGLAFIVFTEAVKEMPGSQVWAILFFIMLFSLGLSSMFGNIEGVLTPINDLKLVPKWIPSELVTGIICLIAFLTALIFTLGSGNYWVEVFNGYVGSVPLLIIAFFEITAVIYIHGMNNFSEDLYFMTGRRPNIFWKACWMVISPVMLLVVLIAYVVIQAQQHPSYPAWNPGYDLFPQTEVKPYPDWVFAIIILLCVVPVISIPVVAVYRLICGIIKKPSSRVQLNPYCNDGFEGETYKEKNGRV, via the exons GTGCATTTCTCATCCCCTACCTGATAGCGTTGGTGTTCGAGGGCCTCCCCCTGCTCTACCTGGAGCTGGCTATTGGTCAGAGGCTCCGCATGGGCAGCATCGGTGTCTGGAACTCCATCTCACCACTCCTGGGTGGAGTCG GCATTGCCTCCATGATCGTGTCATTCCTGGTGGGTATTTTCTACAACACCATTCTGGCCTGGGTTCTGTGGTACTTCTTCCACTCTTTCCAAGACCCTTTGCCATGGACCTATTGTCCCCTCAATGACAATCGCACAG GATATGATGACGAGTGTGAGAAGAGCACTCCGGTTAATTACTTCTGGTACCGTGAGACCCTGAACATCACACCTGACATTGAGACCAGCGGCTCCCTGCAGTGGTGGATGGTCGTCTGTCTGGCCAGCGCCTGGTGTGTGGTCTACATCTGCTTCATCAGAGGTATCGAGTCCATGGGAAAG GCTGTGTATGTGACAGCAACTTTTCCCTACCTGGTACTGACCATCTTCCTGGTCCGTGCCCTCACTCTGCCTGGAGCTACCGATGGACTGGAGTACCTCTTCTCTCCTGAT TGGGAGACACTGAAGAACCCTCAGGTGTGGCTGGATGCTGCCACCCAGATCTTCTTCTCACTGTCTGTGGCCTTTGGAGGTCTTATAGCTTTCTCCAGCTACAATCCAGAGCG AAACAACTGTGAGAGAGATGCTGTTTTAGTGGGAGTAATCAACAGTGCCACCTCTCTGTATGCCTCCATTCCCATCTTCTCCATCCTGGGATTTAAAGCTACCACCGCTCTCAACTCCTGTAAAGAAGA CAACATCCTGGCTCTGACCAACCACTTTGAGATGTCAGACcaaaacatcacactggagAACTATGACCACTGGTTTCAGTATCTGAATCAAACACATTATGATGAGGTGACCAGTTTGCAATTGAGGCACTGTGACCTAAAAACATTCCTTGACCAG aGTGCTTCGGGTACCGGCCTGGCTTTTATTGTGTTCACCGAAGCAGTGAAAGAAATGCCAGGTTCACAGGTATGGGCCATATTGTTCTTCATTATGCTCTTCAGTTTGGGCCTCTCCTCCATGTTCGGCAACATTGAGGGAGTCCTCACGCCCATCAACGACCTCAAACTGGTGCCCAAGTGGATTCCAAGCGAGCTTGTAACAG GGATCATCTGCTTAATAGCCTTCCTGACAGCTCTCATCTTCACCCTGGGTTCGGGGAACTACTGGGTGGAGGTCTTTAACGGCTACGTGGGCTCTGTGCCTCTTCTCATCATTGCATTCTTTGAGATCACTGCAGTCATTTACATCCATGGAATGAATAA CTTTAGTGAAGATTTATATTTCATGACTGGGAGAAGGCCCAACATCTTTTGGAAAGCCTGCTGGATGGTGATCAGTCCTGTAATGCTCCTGGTGGTGTTGATTGCCTACGTGGTCATCCAGGCACAGCAACACCCCAGCTATCCCGCATGGAACCCAGGTTAT GACCTATTCCCCCAAACTGAAGTGAAGCCATACCCAGACTGGGTCTTTGCTATAATCATCCTTCTCTGTGTAGTCCCTGTGATTTCCATCCCTGTGGTTGCTGTCTATAGACTGATCTGTGGTATAATCAAGAAGCCCTCTTCTCGCGTTCAACTCAACCCCTACTGCAATGATGGCTTTGAGGGTGAAACATATAAAGAGAAGAACGGGAGAGTTTAG
- the LOC113154897 gene encoding histone-binding protein RBBP4-like isoform X1 produces the protein MTDKEAGAFDDAVEERVINEEYKIWKKNTPFLYDLVMTHALEWPSLTAQWLPDVSRPEGKDYSVHRLVLGTHTSDEQNHLVIASVQLPSDDAQFDTSQHDSEKGAEFGGFGSVSGKIEIEIKIKHEGEVNRARYMPQNPCIIATKTPTSDVLVFDYTKHPSKPDASGECRPDLRLRGHQKEGYGLSWNSNLSGCLLSASDDHTICLWDISAVPKEGKIVDAKTIFTGHTAVVEDVSWHLLHESLFGSVADDQKLMIWDTRSNNTSKPSHAVDAHTAEVNCLSFNPYSEFILATGSADKTVALWDLRNLKLKLHSFESHKDEIFQVQWSPHNETILASSGTDRRLNVWDLSKIGEEQSPEDAEDGPPELLFIHGGHTAKISDFSWNPNEPWVICSVSEDNIMQVWQMAENIYNDEDPDGATDPEATA, from the exons ATGACGGACAAGGAAG CTGGTGCATTTGACGATGCAGTGGAGGAGAGGGTGATAAATGAGGAGTACAAGATCTGGAAGAAGAACACCCCCTTCCTCTATGATCTGGTTATGACCCACGCTTTAGAGTGGCCCAGTCTCACTGCTCAGTGGCTGCCAGATGTCTCCAG ACCAGAGGGAAAGGATTACAGCGTGCATCGGCTCGTCTTGGGCACCCACACCTCTGATGAGCAGAATCACCTGGTCATCGCCAGTGTCCAGCTACCCAGTGATGATGCCCAATTTGACACGTCACAGCATGACAGCGAAAAAGGAG CAGAATTTGGAGGCTTCGGCTCAGTGAGTGGCAAGATTGAGATTGAAATCAAGATCAAACATGAAGGAGAGGTGAACCGTGCCCGCTACATGCCACAGAATCCCTGCATCATCGCTACTAAGACCCCCACCTCAGATGTTCTAGTGTTTGACTACACTAAGCACCCTTCCAAGCCAG ACGCTTCTGGAGAATGTCGCCCTGATTTGCGTCTCAGGGGTCATCAGAAAGAAGGATATGGTCTCTCCTGGAATTCCAATCTGTCTGGCTGTCTGCTTAGTGCATCAGATGACCAT ACGATCTGTCTGTGGGATATAAGTGCTGTGCCAAAAGAAGGGAAGATAGTGGATGCAAAGACGATCTTCACTGGGCACACTGCAGTGGTGGAGGACGTTTCCTGGCACTTGCTTCATGAGTCACTATTTGGATCTGTTGCAGATGACCAGAAACTAATGAT CTGGGACACACGTTCAAACAACACCTCCAAACCCAGCCATGCGGTGGATGCCCACACAGCAGAGGTCAATTGTTTGTCATTTAACCCATACAGTGAGTTCATCCTTGCCACTGGCTCTGCAGACAAG ACTGTGGCACTTTGGGATTTGAGAAACTTGAAATTGAAGCTGCATTCCTTTGAGTCGCACAAGGATGAGATCTTTCAG GTTCAGTGGTCACCTCATAATGAGACCATCCTGGCATCAAGTGGAACAGACCGTCGCCTCAATGTCTGGGACCTCAG TAAAATCGGAGAGGAGCAGTCCCCAGAAGATGCAGAGGATGGCCCTCCTGAGCTACTG TTTATCCACGGAGGCCACACAGCCAAGATCTCTGATTTCTCCTGGAACCCCAATGAGCCCTGGGTCATCTGCTCAGTGTCTGAGGACAACATTATGCAAGTGTGGCAAATG GCTGAGAACATCTATAATGATGAAGATCCTGATGGTGCAACAGACCCTGAAGCTACAGCTTAA